The DNA window TGTGTGTTGCGCGATCTGAGCGGCGATGCCGAATCCGTTTGCAGAAAGTTAACAATTCGGAGGCTTGACATTTTCCGGAATTGATCCTAGCTTAGAGCTGACATCGACAGCTGCACAAAAAGCCGGGGGCGTAAGCCCCTTTTTTTGTCTGGCTGGAGCGCAAAAAGGCGGACCTCGGCGTACCGCCTTTTTTGTTATCAGGACGATCTTTGGAATTCGAGGCGGGGGATGTCGTGGTCGCCCACGTTAGTGGTCGATGACACGACCTTCCAGGCCTCGAAGCTCATCGTGGTGCAGTAGGGTTGGGTGGAGAACGGGGGTGGCGGCGCATTCCGGGTGAGGGGCGCCGCCACCGCTCGTTGTTTTTTCAGTTTCGATGGGAAGCGATCTCCTGCAGCGGGCGGAGCGTGAGTCGTTTCGCCTGTTTTTCCCGAATCCCCTCGACGCATGCGATCGCTGCCGAAAGGGTGGTGATGCACGGGATCGACCTCTGAAGCGCGATCTTCCGAATGTAAGTGTCGTCGTAGTGAGCGTGACGGCCGAGCGGAGTATTGATGATCAGATCGATCTCTCCATTGATCATCCGGTCGACCACGTTCGGGCGTCCCTCGTGAACCTTCAGGACGAGATCCGCGGCGACTCCGACCGACGCGAGATGGTCGCGGGTTCCTCCTGTGGCGATCAGTTTGAACCCGAGCTCGACGAGATCGGCCGCGACCCGTCCGATCTGCTGCTGGTCGGGATCGTTGACCGAAATGAACGCTCTGCCGCTGGTCGGCAGCTCGGTTCCCGCACCGAGCAACGCTTTCGCGTAGGCCTCTCCGAACGTCGACGACACGCCCATGACCTCGCCGGTCGACTTCATCTCGGGTCCGAGCACGGTGTCTTCGTGAGGAAATTTGGCGAAGGGGAAAACCGGCGCCTTGACGAAGTAGTCGTCGAGCGCGACCTCCGAGGTGAGCCCCAGCTCCTCGAGCGTCTCTCCGGCCATCACCCGGGCGGCGAGCCGCGCGAATGACACGCCGGTCGCCTTCGATACGTACGGGATCGTCCGGGAAGCACGTGGATTGACCTCGAGCACGTAGATCTCGCCCGCGTGAATTGCGAACTGAACGTTGACCAGCCCGACGACGTCGAGTCGTTTCGCGAGCTCGACGGTGTGGCGTCTGATTCGTTCCTGGTCTTCGGGGCTCAGTTTCCAGGGGGGAATGACCGTGGTCGAGTCACCGGAGTGAATCCCCGCTTCCTCGATGTGCTGCATGATGCCGGCGAGCACGACGGTCTTGCCGTCGGAGATGGCGTCGACGTCGACCTCGATCGCATTCTCGAGAAAGCGATCAATGAGCACTGGCCGGTCGGGGGATGCCTCGACCGCTTCGGCCATGTATTGCTCGAGGGTTTCGTCGTCGTAGACGATCGCCATCGCCCGCCCTCCGAGAACGTAAGAGGGGCGGACGAGAACGGGATATCCGATCTCATGAGCAACTGTGCGGGCCTGCTCGATGTCGGTGGCGATCCCGTACTTCGGAACCGGAATGCCGGCTTCGTCGACGAGCCTGCCGAAACGCTCACGGTCTTCTGCGAGATCGATCGAATCCGTGGGCGTTCCCCACAGTGTCACCCCCGCCTTTTCGAGACCCGCGGCGAGCCCGAGAGGAGTCTGTCCCCCGAGCTGCACGATGACCCCATCCGGCTTTTCGCGGTGAACGATCTCGAGGACGTCCTCGAGCGTGAGGGGCTCGAAGTAGAGTCGATCCGATGTGTCATAGTCGGTCGACACCGTTTCGGGATTGCAATTGACCATGATGGTCTCGACGCCGGCCTCGCGCAGAGCGAGCGCGGCCTGGACGCAGCAGCAGTCGAACTCGATTCCCTGGCCGATCCGGTTCGGCCCCGACCCGAGGATCATGACCTTTCTCCGGTCGGTCGGATCGGACTCGTCGAACTGCTCGTAGGTCGAGTACATGTAGGGGGTCGATGCTTCGAATTCGCCGGCGCAGGTGTCGACTCTTTTGTAGACCGGCCGGACGCCGAGCTCGTGGCGCAGAGCGCGGACGTCGGACTCCTCCTCGTCCCGGAGGCGCGCGATTCGCTTGTCCGAAAAGCCGAACCGTTTCCACCGCCGCAGCTCGGCAGCAGCGGGCCTGCTCGAAGCCGACCGCTCGATTTCCGATTCGACCTCGATGATGCTCGCGAGCTGTCGAAGAAACCAGCGGTCGATCTTCGAGGACTCGTAGATCTTCTCGAGATCGATCTTCTGACGAATTGCGTCCCCGACGGCGTAGATCCGCCAGGGAGTGGCTACGCCGACCTTTTTGAGGAGCTCCTCTTCGGTCAGGTCCTGAAACCGGTATCGAGGGTCGAGCCCGGCCGACTTCGTTTCCAGCGACCGC is part of the Acidobacteriota bacterium genome and encodes:
- the carB gene encoding carbamoyl-phosphate synthase large subunit codes for the protein MPRRNDIESILILGSGPIVIGQACEFDYSGTQACKALREEGYRVILVNSNPATIMTDPRLADRTYIEPLTPEVVAEIVRMERPDAILPTVGGQTGMNLAIALHEMGVLEETGAELIGASYDTIRRAEDRQLFKETMEAEGIAVPRSGHVGSIDEAVTLAVEIGYPLVVRPSFTLGGSGGGIAYNVEELREIVERGLRLSPVHKVLIEESVLGWKEFELELMRDANDDVIIVCSIENLDPMGVHTGDSITVAPQMTLSDLEYQAMRDEAIQVIRAIGVETGGSNIQFAVDPETGRRVVIEMNPRVSRSSALASKATGFPIAKIAARLAVGYTLAEIPNDITEKTPACFEPALDYVVVKIPRFAFEKFRHTQPRLGLSMQSVGEVMAIGRTFPEALQKGLRSLETKSAGLDPRYRFQDLTEEELLKKVGVATPWRIYAVGDAIRQKIDLEKIYESSKIDRWFLRQLASIIEVESEIERSASSRPAAAELRRWKRFGFSDKRIARLRDEEESDVRALRHELGVRPVYKRVDTCAGEFEASTPYMYSTYEQFDESDPTDRRKVMILGSGPNRIGQGIEFDCCCVQAALALREAGVETIMVNCNPETVSTDYDTSDRLYFEPLTLEDVLEIVHREKPDGVIVQLGGQTPLGLAAGLEKAGVTLWGTPTDSIDLAEDRERFGRLVDEAGIPVPKYGIATDIEQARTVAHEIGYPVLVRPSYVLGGRAMAIVYDDETLEQYMAEAVEASPDRPVLIDRFLENAIEVDVDAISDGKTVVLAGIMQHIEEAGIHSGDSTTVIPPWKLSPEDQERIRRHTVELAKRLDVVGLVNVQFAIHAGEIYVLEVNPRASRTIPYVSKATGVSFARLAARVMAGETLEELGLTSEVALDDYFVKAPVFPFAKFPHEDTVLGPEMKSTGEVMGVSSTFGEAYAKALLGAGTELPTSGRAFISVNDPDQQQIGRVAADLVELGFKLIATGGTRDHLASVGVAADLVLKVHEGRPNVVDRMINGEIDLIINTPLGRHAHYDDTYIRKIALQRSIPCITTLSAAIACVEGIREKQAKRLTLRPLQEIASHRN